In one window of Pseudodesulfovibrio sediminis DNA:
- a CDS encoding exopolyphosphatase, which yields MRLVTRSDFDGLACATLLKHLDIIDDYLFAHPKDLQDGKVEVTQKDILANVPYVEGCGLWFDHHTSEKDRLGDFEFEGESKPLPSCARVIYEYYGADKFPQSFSDFMNAVDKVDSANLTVEEITDPSGWILLGYIMDPRTGLGRYRDYRISNYQLMLDMIEYCRTMTSYEILELPDVQERIEKYRTDEPKFIEMLKNNSTVFDNVVVLDLRLQETIYCGNRFMIYTLFPECNVSIRIIWGFKKQNVVFTVGHSITNRSSKTDVGSLMLSFGGGGHKAVGTCQVPESETSETLKKMLDRINADG from the coding sequence ATGCGACTCGTTACCCGATCCGATTTTGACGGCTTGGCCTGTGCCACCCTGCTGAAACACCTGGACATCATCGACGACTACCTTTTTGCCCATCCCAAGGATTTGCAGGATGGTAAAGTTGAGGTGACCCAGAAGGACATTCTGGCCAATGTCCCGTACGTCGAAGGTTGCGGTCTCTGGTTTGACCATCACACAAGCGAAAAGGATCGCCTCGGCGACTTTGAATTTGAAGGAGAAAGCAAGCCCCTGCCCAGTTGTGCTCGCGTTATCTATGAGTATTATGGCGCTGACAAATTTCCCCAATCCTTCAGTGACTTCATGAACGCCGTCGACAAAGTGGACTCAGCCAATCTGACAGTGGAAGAGATAACCGATCCGTCCGGTTGGATTCTGCTTGGATACATCATGGACCCGCGTACCGGCCTGGGACGCTATCGCGACTATCGAATCAGCAATTATCAGCTCATGCTGGATATGATCGAATACTGCCGCACCATGACCTCCTATGAAATACTGGAACTGCCTGACGTGCAGGAGCGTATCGAAAAATATCGCACTGATGAGCCGAAGTTCATCGAGATGCTCAAGAACAACTCGACAGTATTCGACAATGTCGTGGTGCTGGATCTGCGTCTCCAGGAGACCATATATTGCGGCAACCGTTTCATGATCTATACGCTGTTCCCGGAATGCAATGTCAGCATCCGGATTATTTGGGGATTCAAGAAACAGAACGTCGTCTTCACTGTGGGACATTCCATCACGAACCGCTCCAGCAAGACAGACGTCGGCTCACTCATGCTCTCGTTCGGCGGTGGCGGACACAAGGCTGTCGGCACCTGCCAGGTTCCTGAAAGCGAGACATCCGAAACACTCAAGAAGATGCTCGACCGGATCAACGCAGACGGTTAA
- a CDS encoding tRNA nucleotidyltransferase: protein MYLAGGAVRDLLLGREISDRDYLVTETNCEEFQAAFPNAKQVGLAFPVFLIDRIEFSLPRAASLLEELKSRDLTVNAQLLDEDGNLICHPLGFDDTCNKILRPASERSFEDDPLRVFRAARFWAQMPDFTPHEELIQSMRETAHKGLLSTIAPDRIGTEVRKALAGAAPGNFLRLLDMANCLQPWFPEFEHASIIPAGPPAYHDTHVLEHTCQVMDRLNGDPVSVWMGLCHDIGKPLTSKEKLPSHHGHDRVGIEHAETLAMRIRMANVFKTAGMKAARWHMVAAQYPALRPGTKVDLLMDLHLSQTLQPLFRLVKADHGTNILHQAEEDLRRILPVRLNPKDMNLKKKSGEILRQLRAQKLVEKSNN from the coding sequence GTGTATTTGGCTGGCGGCGCAGTCCGCGATCTCCTGCTTGGCAGAGAAATTTCTGATAGGGACTATCTCGTAACCGAGACGAATTGTGAAGAATTCCAGGCAGCTTTTCCAAACGCAAAACAGGTCGGGTTGGCCTTCCCTGTCTTTCTGATTGACCGCATCGAATTTTCCTTGCCTCGTGCCGCCTCATTGCTGGAAGAATTAAAATCCAGAGACCTGACTGTCAATGCACAATTGCTCGATGAAGACGGAAATTTAATCTGCCACCCCTTGGGTTTTGATGATACCTGCAACAAAATCCTCCGCCCTGCTTCCGAGCGTTCATTTGAAGACGACCCACTCAGGGTGTTCCGTGCGGCTCGATTCTGGGCGCAAATGCCTGACTTCACTCCCCATGAGGAGTTGATACAGTCCATGAGAGAAACGGCTCACAAAGGGCTGCTCTCAACAATAGCTCCAGACCGCATTGGCACAGAAGTAAGAAAGGCCCTTGCCGGGGCGGCCCCTGGCAACTTTCTTCGCTTGCTCGATATGGCGAATTGCCTGCAGCCATGGTTTCCGGAATTTGAACACGCATCGATCATACCGGCAGGCCCGCCAGCCTATCACGACACCCATGTTCTGGAGCATACGTGTCAGGTTATGGATCGCCTCAATGGCGACCCTGTGAGCGTGTGGATGGGACTCTGTCATGATATTGGTAAGCCTTTGACTTCGAAAGAAAAACTTCCTAGCCACCATGGGCACGACAGGGTGGGAATCGAGCATGCAGAGACCCTGGCTATGCGAATTCGCATGGCCAATGTCTTTAAAACTGCGGGCATGAAAGCTGCCAGATGGCACATGGTTGCCGCTCAATACCCAGCACTGAGACCGGGGACAAAAGTGGACCTGCTCATGGACCTCCATCTTTCCCAAACGCTGCAACCACTTTTTCGCCTGGTCAAAGCCGATCACGGCACCAACATTCTGCATCAGGCCGAAGAGGATCTGCGGCGCATACTCCCCGTGCGGCTCAATCCAAAAGATATGAATTTAAAAAAGAAATCCGGTGAAATTCTTCGTCAACTTAGAGCGCAAAAGCTGGTTGAAAAAAGTAATAACTAA
- a CDS encoding biotin--[acetyl-CoA-carboxylase] ligase, producing the protein MLPQGIFLKKTDFAPLSAMHGLWKADTFSFGPWEEVDIPDASWLKAGNATSTIVVAHTCGSTMEMARELVVQGHLGEWGAIISAVQTGGRGQLRRPWKSLSGNLHASIVLPKQPASGLWAGHMNTLLPLVSGYIVTSVLEKLGAAVTIKWPNDILQLGQKVGGMLIEENKDTSILGFGLNLADCPPESDLREDHSVPAAKIVIPSFSGGPLSLLETLVNRGRNVYEVMLDEIPPAQLLVLIENNLAWIGKDVLVREGGETPYKAVIVGLSPKGGLVLRHRGKERVVFSGSIFPL; encoded by the coding sequence ATGCTTCCACAAGGAATATTTCTTAAAAAAACGGATTTTGCCCCTCTCTCCGCAATGCATGGACTATGGAAAGCAGATACGTTCTCCTTTGGACCATGGGAAGAAGTCGATATCCCTGACGCCTCCTGGTTGAAGGCAGGGAATGCCACCTCCACCATTGTGGTGGCCCATACCTGCGGTTCGACCATGGAGATGGCCCGTGAACTTGTTGTCCAAGGGCATCTGGGGGAGTGGGGCGCTATCATTTCCGCAGTTCAGACGGGTGGACGGGGACAATTGAGACGTCCCTGGAAGTCGTTGTCAGGAAATCTGCACGCCTCGATAGTCCTGCCAAAACAACCGGCATCCGGGCTGTGGGCAGGCCATATGAATACGCTCCTGCCACTGGTTTCTGGCTATATAGTGACCTCTGTTTTGGAGAAACTCGGGGCAGCCGTTACAATCAAATGGCCAAATGATATTCTTCAATTAGGTCAGAAGGTTGGCGGTATGTTGATAGAAGAAAACAAGGATACATCTATTTTGGGTTTCGGGTTGAATCTTGCTGATTGTCCTCCTGAGTCCGATTTACGCGAAGATCATTCGGTCCCTGCAGCCAAAATCGTAATACCATCCTTCTCTGGTGGGCCTCTCTCCCTACTTGAAACCCTTGTAAACCGTGGGAGAAATGTGTATGAAGTCATGCTCGACGAGATTCCGCCAGCACAACTTCTTGTGTTGATCGAGAACAACCTTGCCTGGATAGGGAAGGATGTCTTGGTCAGGGAAGGAGGTGAGACCCCCTATAAGGCCGTAATTGTGGGCCTTTCCCCGAAAGGTGGACTCGTACTACGTCATCGTGGAAAAGAGCGGGTTGTATTTTCCGGCTCGATCTTTCCTCTCTAG
- a CDS encoding pyruvate carboxylase, translating to MSKSFEEVLKEVKGKRILVANRGIPARRICRSITEMFNAKAIMTATDVDKTSPATSGANELLMLGADPRAYLDLDRVIREAKANDVVAIHPGWGFGAEDDSFPAKCKKAGIIFIGPPQEPMRILGNKVAVRKLAIEQDVPVVPGSEGAVSIPEAREIAKEIGFPVMLKAEGGGGGRGIYEVYQDEDLENAFAKASALAQASFGNPRLYVEKLLTSIRHIEIQVIADQHGNIFCLDERDCTVQRNHQKLIEITPSPWPGFTPELRAQLKEYSRRLVAAVGYHSLATVEFLVDTDGVPYLIEVNTRLQVEHGITECRYGIDIVEEQIAIAFGSTLRFNEETTKPYQWAMQCRINCEDPQKNFEPNSGRITRYVSPGGQGIRIDSCIGDGYRFPSNYDSAASLLIAYGNSWDKVVSLMKRSLREYMIGGLKTTIPFHRKIIDQQRFVDADYNTNFVRDNYAELMDYSDREPDSLRMTRLVAEISALGYNKYVQLGEYRGREDKRVGRFELAEPPEVSSWFEPRFSRKMDRDAILDTLRTDREAGIVHMTDTTTRDITQSNSGNRFRLAEDKIIGPSLDKCGFFSLENGGGAHFHVAMLANMTYPFMEAAEWNRFAPNTLKQILVRSTNVLGYKPQPKNVMRLTCEMIDEHYEIIRCFDFLNHVENMRPFAEVAMNSKRNIFEPAISLSWAKGFDVERYMEVTDNIVAMCADAAGISKKQAEKRIILGLKDMAGVCPPRFMRELIGAITKKYPELVVHSHRHYTDGLFVPTMGAAADAGAHIVDVAIGSAVRWYGQGEVLSTAAYIEDEVGLQTHLDKDMIRATSFQLKQIMPYYDKYTAPYFQGIDHDVVRHGMPGGATSSSQEGALKQGYIKLLPYMLKFLEGTRKVVRYHDVTPGSQITWNTAFLAVTGAYKRGGEREVRRLLSIMDIVNLCSESDLTSLERSARLDLYRDANDAFRNLLLGKFGKLPLGFPEDWVYQSAFGKGWENAIKDRTEESPLVTLVDVDLEAEKKALQNRLHRQPSEEEFVMYLNHPGDAITTIDFCEKYGNINNLPVDVWFEGLEKGELLQFQGNCKKPHVMRILDISEPDENGMCVVRYILDSEIMSHQVKIAEPESGSKDSNEMADPANPYHVGSPSNGDLWVTHVQPGDRVKEGEELFNISIMKQEKAVLAPMGGTVRRVLKSGNYTEDKKMIPVVEGELLVELGPDGGVCPTCKAEIANEDANFCANCGQKV from the coding sequence ATGTCGAAGTCCTTTGAAGAGGTACTTAAAGAGGTCAAGGGGAAGCGGATTCTTGTAGCCAACCGGGGTATTCCGGCCAGGCGCATCTGTCGTTCCATCACCGAAATGTTCAATGCCAAGGCGATCATGACCGCCACCGACGTTGATAAAACCTCTCCTGCAACATCTGGTGCCAATGAGCTGCTTATGCTTGGCGCCGACCCTCGTGCCTATCTTGATTTGGACAGGGTCATTCGTGAAGCCAAGGCCAATGATGTTGTCGCCATTCACCCTGGTTGGGGATTTGGCGCAGAAGATGATTCGTTCCCGGCAAAATGTAAGAAAGCGGGCATTATATTTATTGGCCCCCCCCAGGAACCCATGCGCATCCTTGGCAACAAGGTTGCGGTCCGCAAGCTTGCAATTGAGCAGGACGTGCCGGTCGTCCCTGGTTCTGAGGGCGCCGTTTCCATTCCGGAAGCTCGTGAGATTGCTAAGGAAATCGGCTTTCCCGTCATGCTCAAGGCAGAGGGTGGCGGTGGTGGCCGTGGTATTTATGAAGTCTATCAGGATGAAGACCTTGAAAACGCGTTTGCCAAGGCTTCGGCTCTGGCGCAGGCTTCTTTCGGTAATCCTCGTCTGTATGTCGAAAAACTGCTGACCTCCATCCGTCATATCGAGATTCAGGTCATTGCTGACCAGCATGGCAACATTTTCTGCCTGGATGAGCGGGATTGTACTGTTCAGCGGAATCACCAGAAGCTGATTGAAATCACTCCTTCTCCCTGGCCCGGTTTCACACCGGAACTGCGCGCCCAGTTGAAAGAGTACTCGCGTCGCCTTGTTGCCGCTGTCGGATACCACTCTCTGGCCACAGTCGAATTCCTGGTGGACACCGATGGCGTGCCGTACCTCATTGAGGTCAACACTCGCCTGCAGGTGGAGCACGGTATCACCGAATGCCGGTATGGTATTGACATCGTTGAAGAGCAGATCGCCATCGCCTTTGGCTCAACGCTGCGTTTCAACGAGGAAACAACCAAACCGTATCAGTGGGCAATGCAGTGCCGCATAAACTGCGAGGACCCGCAGAAGAACTTTGAACCCAACTCCGGGCGTATTACCCGTTACGTTTCTCCCGGTGGGCAGGGCATTCGTATCGACTCCTGCATTGGAGATGGATACCGCTTCCCGTCCAACTATGATTCCGCAGCATCCTTGTTGATTGCTTACGGCAACTCGTGGGACAAAGTCGTTTCCCTGATGAAGCGTTCTCTGCGTGAGTACATGATCGGTGGTTTGAAAACGACTATTCCTTTCCATCGCAAGATTATTGATCAGCAGCGCTTTGTCGATGCGGATTACAATACCAATTTTGTGCGCGATAATTATGCAGAGCTCATGGACTATTCGGATCGTGAGCCTGATTCTTTGCGTATGACTCGTCTCGTGGCCGAGATTTCCGCACTGGGGTACAACAAATACGTGCAGCTCGGTGAATATCGCGGACGCGAGGACAAGCGAGTCGGACGTTTTGAACTGGCAGAGCCGCCCGAAGTGTCCTCATGGTTCGAGCCGCGCTTTTCACGCAAGATGGACCGTGATGCGATCCTGGATACCCTGCGTACGGATCGCGAGGCCGGTATCGTCCATATGACCGATACCACCACCCGTGATATCACGCAGTCCAACAGCGGTAACCGTTTCCGTTTGGCTGAAGACAAAATCATTGGTCCGAGTCTGGATAAATGCGGCTTCTTCTCTTTGGAGAACGGTGGCGGGGCACACTTCCATGTGGCCATGCTGGCGAACATGACCTATCCGTTTATGGAAGCGGCCGAGTGGAACAGGTTTGCACCCAACACCTTGAAGCAGATTCTGGTGCGGTCGACCAATGTCCTCGGTTACAAGCCGCAGCCCAAGAATGTCATGCGGCTCACCTGCGAGATGATTGACGAACATTACGAAATCATCCGTTGTTTCGATTTCCTTAACCACGTTGAAAACATGCGTCCCTTTGCTGAGGTCGCCATGAATTCCAAACGCAATATTTTCGAACCCGCAATATCCCTTTCCTGGGCTAAGGGATTCGACGTAGAGCGGTATATGGAAGTCACGGATAATATCGTTGCCATGTGTGCTGACGCTGCCGGCATCAGCAAGAAGCAGGCTGAGAAGAGAATCATCCTTGGCCTCAAGGACATGGCCGGTGTATGCCCGCCCAGATTCATGCGTGAACTGATCGGCGCCATTACCAAAAAATATCCTGAACTGGTCGTTCACAGCCATCGTCACTACACAGACGGACTGTTTGTCCCCACCATGGGAGCTGCTGCTGATGCCGGTGCACATATCGTTGATGTGGCCATTGGTTCCGCAGTTCGCTGGTATGGACAGGGTGAAGTGCTTTCCACAGCTGCCTACATCGAGGATGAGGTTGGCCTGCAGACGCATCTTGATAAGGATATGATCCGTGCAACCAGCTTCCAGCTCAAGCAGATCATGCCTTACTACGATAAATATACCGCACCGTACTTTCAGGGCATCGATCATGATGTTGTTCGTCATGGCATGCCTGGTGGCGCGACCTCTTCCTCTCAGGAGGGGGCACTCAAGCAGGGCTATATCAAGCTTCTGCCCTATATGTTGAAATTCCTTGAAGGGACCCGCAAGGTGGTTCGTTACCATGACGTGACGCCTGGTTCTCAGATTACCTGGAATACGGCATTCCTGGCTGTTACCGGTGCATACAAGCGTGGTGGTGAACGCGAGGTTCGCAGGTTGCTTTCCATTATGGATATCGTCAACCTTTGTTCCGAGAGCGATCTGACCAGCCTGGAACGCAGCGCCCGACTCGACCTGTATCGTGATGCCAATGATGCGTTCAGAAATCTGTTGCTTGGCAAGTTTGGTAAGTTGCCCCTCGGTTTCCCCGAAGACTGGGTTTACCAGTCCGCCTTTGGTAAAGGGTGGGAAAATGCCATCAAAGACAGGACCGAGGAGTCCCCTCTTGTCACGTTGGTGGATGTGGACCTCGAAGCCGAGAAGAAGGCTTTGCAGAATCGTCTTCATCGGCAGCCTTCCGAAGAAGAATTCGTCATGTACCTCAACCACCCTGGCGACGCCATTACCACCATCGACTTCTGTGAGAAGTATGGCAATATTAACAATCTGCCTGTCGATGTCTGGTTTGAAGGGCTTGAAAAGGGCGAACTGCTCCAATTCCAGGGTAACTGCAAGAAGCCGCACGTCATGCGTATTCTTGATATCTCTGAACCTGATGAAAATGGTATGTGTGTTGTCCGCTATATTCTCGACTCCGAAATCATGAGCCATCAGGTGAAGATTGCCGAGCCGGAATCCGGAAGCAAGGACAGCAATGAAATGGCTGATCCTGCTAACCCGTATCACGTTGGTTCGCCCAGTAATGGCGACCTGTGGGTCACCCACGTGCAACCTGGTGACAGGGTCAAGGAAGGGGAGGAGCTGTTCAACATCTCCATCATGAAACAGGAGAAGGCTGTACTTGCTCCCATGGGCGGTACCGTACGTCGCGTCCTCAAGTCCGGTAACTATACCGAAGACAAGAAGATGATTCCTGTTGTTGAAGGGGAGCTCTTGGTTGAACTTGGTCCTGATGGTGGCGTCTGCCCCACATGCAAAGCCGAGATCGCCAATGAAGATGCCAACTTCTGCGCCAATTGCGGACAAAAAGTATAA
- a CDS encoding PEP/pyruvate-binding domain-containing protein, producing the protein MAKTQKKPADKTEGAKAKKADAKTESLMKKLVLNGADIKKIGEEAELLVGGKNYNTAIISQVPGIRAPEFRAISSHVFHTILDDTKVNAAVVRATVDKEYNKVDWNSDAVNEDSEFLQQFVREVGKRIREQSEKQSGTPIRLRTFINNVVEGFATSPEGIDQLRMRSVLVQSAILSVDVPEEIGKEVMGAYNSICKEAGLDDVPVAVRSSAAGEDSRKKAFAGLQDTYLNIVGADECLEAYHWDCASAYNLRSMTYRREAILDAITKAEETGDDSIAEIAKQEWAIEHTSLSVCIMRMINPVISGTAFSADTATGCRGTDRNDLVSIDASYGLGEAVVGGMVTPDKFYVFQRDGGREVVIRYMGCKEKKIVYKQDGSGTHVVKVPENEVNRWSLSIAQAETVAEGVRAISSAYDGMIMDTEFCIDSTDRLWFVQARPETRWNEDIELHPNTIFMRRLEVDPKAINSAEVILEGNGASRGAGQGTVRYLRSALELNKINKGEILAAARTDPDMVPGMRIASAILADVGGDTSHAAITSRELGIPAIIGIQRIEALRALEGQQVTVDGSRGKVYRGELPLVEVGGEIKVDELPATKTKVGLILADVGQALFLSRLRQVPDFEIGLLRAEFMLGNIGVHPMALEAYDKDTLNDLVEEKIEEMDSKLTKVMKEQLDTGLISIPLKLRDYVGLITGLNKEMEALAEQEGARSTDEVLAMHRRLREMDHKLDDHISLATERLDVLKTSIDMEAHVAVVLGYHDMLETAPEPRSEDWKIRRQHEKEIATYVERLKNEPEFIAHIDKIIGLREEVALKMGLKSEMDEVATLPDRIRHILESRGYTSGKENYIQTLAQGLALFAMAFYGSNIVYRTTDFKSNEYRNLLGGLLFEAEEDNPMMGYRGVSRNIHDWELEAFKLARGIYGGTNLSIMFPFVRTLEEARSMKRYLKQVHNLESGKDGLKVILMAEIPSNAILCKEFLTEVDGFSIGSNDMTQMVLATDRDNASLQHIYDEEDPAVVWAILCAIFSGQKVGKKVGFCGQGVSNSVILRGLVAIAGIVSASVVPDTYHQTKLDMAAVEAENIKTRDLGTWLKAQHMTKLKDLLEQNSYGHILKKYKSSEDFMEWYEGELDRFGEQLRDNIETPKEEFYRQEMEQFRAVFHKPVIYASWDWNNTVYDAMRHAGFDSFDEQEAALEEQRKKKW; encoded by the coding sequence ATGGCCAAGACCCAGAAAAAGCCCGCAGACAAAACTGAGGGTGCCAAAGCCAAGAAGGCGGACGCGAAAACTGAGAGTCTCATGAAGAAGTTGGTTCTCAACGGTGCCGACATCAAGAAGATCGGTGAAGAAGCTGAGCTTCTCGTTGGTGGCAAGAACTATAATACTGCCATCATCAGCCAGGTTCCTGGCATAAGGGCCCCGGAGTTCAGGGCCATTTCATCTCATGTATTTCATACAATTCTTGACGACACGAAGGTGAATGCCGCTGTTGTGCGCGCCACTGTCGACAAGGAATACAATAAGGTTGATTGGAATTCGGATGCCGTCAACGAAGACTCTGAATTCCTGCAACAATTTGTTCGCGAAGTCGGCAAACGGATTCGTGAACAGTCCGAAAAGCAGTCGGGAACGCCTATCCGTCTGCGCACCTTTATTAATAATGTAGTAGAAGGGTTCGCCACTTCTCCCGAGGGTATTGACCAGCTGCGCATGCGTTCGGTTCTGGTTCAGTCCGCCATCCTTTCTGTGGATGTCCCTGAAGAGATCGGAAAGGAAGTCATGGGCGCCTACAATTCCATTTGCAAGGAAGCCGGTCTGGATGACGTGCCAGTGGCGGTTCGTTCTTCGGCTGCTGGTGAGGATAGCCGCAAGAAAGCCTTCGCCGGTTTGCAGGATACGTATCTGAATATCGTGGGTGCGGATGAGTGCCTTGAGGCGTACCATTGGGATTGTGCTTCCGCATACAACCTGCGCTCCATGACCTACCGTCGTGAAGCCATTCTTGACGCCATTACCAAGGCTGAAGAGACCGGCGATGATTCCATTGCCGAGATCGCCAAGCAGGAGTGGGCCATTGAGCATACCTCTCTGTCTGTCTGTATCATGCGTATGATCAATCCGGTTATTTCCGGTACGGCGTTTTCTGCTGATACCGCCACCGGTTGCCGGGGTACCGATCGAAATGATCTCGTATCCATCGATGCCAGTTACGGACTGGGTGAAGCCGTTGTTGGCGGTATGGTTACTCCTGATAAATTTTATGTATTCCAGCGTGATGGCGGTCGAGAGGTCGTCATTCGTTATATGGGCTGCAAAGAAAAGAAGATTGTCTACAAGCAGGACGGCAGTGGAACGCATGTGGTCAAGGTCCCGGAAAACGAAGTCAATCGTTGGTCCCTGTCCATTGCTCAGGCCGAAACTGTTGCAGAAGGTGTACGAGCCATTTCCAGTGCCTATGACGGCATGATCATGGACACCGAGTTCTGCATCGATAGCACTGATCGTCTCTGGTTTGTTCAGGCCCGTCCTGAAACGCGCTGGAATGAAGACATCGAACTGCATCCCAACACCATTTTCATGCGCCGTCTGGAAGTGGACCCCAAGGCCATTAATTCTGCCGAAGTCATTCTGGAAGGCAACGGCGCTTCCCGTGGCGCAGGGCAGGGAACGGTCAGATATCTCCGTTCCGCACTGGAACTCAACAAGATCAACAAGGGTGAAATTCTGGCCGCGGCACGTACTGATCCGGACATGGTTCCGGGTATGCGTATCGCTTCCGCCATCCTTGCGGATGTTGGTGGTGATACAAGCCACGCGGCTATTACTTCCCGCGAACTGGGCATCCCGGCCATCATTGGTATTCAGCGCATCGAAGCTCTGAGGGCCCTGGAAGGGCAGCAGGTCACGGTCGATGGCTCACGCGGCAAAGTGTATCGCGGCGAACTTCCCCTGGTGGAAGTTGGTGGTGAGATCAAGGTCGATGAACTTCCTGCAACCAAAACCAAGGTTGGTCTTATTCTGGCTGACGTCGGTCAGGCGCTGTTCCTGTCCCGTCTGCGTCAGGTTCCCGATTTTGAAATCGGCCTGCTCCGTGCAGAGTTCATGCTTGGCAATATTGGTGTCCATCCCATGGCTCTCGAAGCATATGACAAGGACACCTTGAACGATCTAGTGGAAGAAAAGATCGAGGAAATGGACTCCAAGTTGACCAAGGTCATGAAAGAGCAGCTCGACACCGGGCTGATTTCCATCCCCCTCAAGCTTCGTGACTACGTCGGTCTGATCACCGGGCTGAACAAGGAAATGGAAGCCCTGGCTGAGCAGGAAGGCGCACGCAGCACTGACGAAGTGCTCGCCATGCACCGTCGCCTGCGGGAAATGGATCACAAATTGGATGACCATATCTCCTTGGCCACTGAACGCCTCGATGTGCTCAAGACGTCCATTGACATGGAAGCCCACGTGGCCGTTGTTCTGGGGTACCATGACATGCTTGAGACTGCTCCCGAACCCCGTTCAGAGGATTGGAAGATTCGCAGGCAGCATGAAAAGGAAATTGCCACCTATGTGGAACGATTGAAGAATGAGCCTGAATTCATTGCTCATATTGATAAAATTATAGGTCTGCGCGAAGAAGTGGCCCTCAAAATGGGGCTGAAATCCGAAATGGATGAAGTGGCAACTCTGCCTGATCGCATTCGCCACATCCTTGAGTCTCGCGGCTATACTTCCGGTAAGGAAAACTACATTCAGACCCTGGCTCAGGGCTTGGCGCTGTTTGCCATGGCTTTCTACGGCAGCAACATCGTTTACCGTACCACTGACTTCAAGTCGAATGAGTATCGCAACCTGCTTGGCGGTTTGCTGTTCGAGGCTGAAGAAGACAACCCCATGATGGGATACCGGGGTGTTTCCAGAAATATTCACGACTGGGAACTCGAAGCTTTCAAGCTGGCCCGTGGTATCTACGGTGGTACAAACCTGTCCATCATGTTCCCGTTTGTCCGTACCTTGGAAGAAGCGCGCAGTATGAAGCGCTATCTCAAACAGGTGCACAATCTTGAATCCGGCAAGGATGGTCTCAAGGTCATCCTCATGGCTGAGATTCCGAGCAACGCCATTCTGTGTAAGGAATTCCTTACGGAAGTCGACGGTTTCTCCATCGGCTCCAACGATATGACCCAGATGGTTCTGGCAACAGACCGCGATAACGCAAGCTTGCAGCATATCTATGATGAAGAAGATCCTGCAGTTGTCTGGGCTATCCTGTGCGCCATCTTCTCTGGTCAGAAAGTCGGCAAAAAGGTCGGTTTTTGTGGGCAGGGCGTTTCCAACTCCGTTATCCTGCGCGGCCTGGTTGCCATTGCCGGTATCGTGTCGGCATCGGTTGTTCCTGATACGTACCACCAGACCAAGCTTGATATGGCTGCGGTAGAAGCCGAGAACATCAAGACACGTGACTTGGGTACGTGGCTCAAAGCGCAGCACATGACCAAGTTGAAAGATCTTCTTGAGCAGAACAGCTATGGCCATATCCTGAAGAAATACAAATCATCAGAAGACTTTATGGAATGGTACGAAGGTGAACTCGATCGTTTCGGAGAACAGCTCCGCGACAATATCGAGACACCCAAGGAAGAGTTCTATCGCCAGGAGATGGAGCAGTTCAGGGCTGTATTCCACAAGCCGGTTATCTATGCCAGCTGGGATTGGAACAACACGGTTTATGATGCCATGCGTCATGCCGGGTTCGACTCCTTTGATGAGCAGGAAGCGGCTCTCGAAGAACAGCGCAAAAAGAAATGGTAG
- a CDS encoding flagellar protein FlaG codes for MNIPDIRIDTKQGMRSESVTPAKAVARQPDQGETAKRTDAVNKQDASDTDAQSNHFSREELNTLVAEAEKQLENSNVQLKFNILEENDTVQVEIVDAEGKTIRKIPDDDFLKLTKSLKNLGQGFLNEVS; via the coding sequence ATGAATATCCCCGATATAAGAATCGACACAAAGCAAGGTATGCGCTCGGAGAGTGTGACACCGGCTAAGGCAGTGGCCCGGCAGCCCGATCAGGGCGAGACAGCGAAGCGCACGGATGCGGTCAACAAGCAGGACGCATCTGATACTGATGCTCAATCAAACCATTTTTCCAGAGAAGAGTTAAACACGCTTGTTGCTGAAGCAGAAAAGCAGCTTGAAAATTCGAACGTGCAACTGAAGTTCAATATTCTGGAAGAAAACGACACCGTGCAGGTGGAAATTGTCGACGCAGAAGGAAAGACCATCCGCAAGATTCCTGATGATGATTTTCTCAAGTTGACAAAGTCTCTGAAGAATCTCGGTCAAGGCTTTTTGAACGAAGTCTCCTAG